The genomic stretch CAGGAAGTTCCGCTGGACAAGCCGGGCCCACCCCTTCCCAATCTGGATCATACCGAGAAAAAGATACTGCACAATGTTTTTCGCGAGCAGGTAACCCGATGCCTGGCAAAACTCACCCGTGACGAGTCGGACTCTACTCGTAACATCGCCATGTTCCTGCTCTTCTTCAGTTTCAAAGTCACGGCTGCGGACCTGGCCCGCGTGTATCAGATGAACGTCAGAAAGGTGGAGAACACTCTGGCTAAGCTGTCCCGCCTGGTACGGGAGAAATGCCTTTAAAACAATAAGATACGATATTTGTAGGGCGAAATGGTTTGGTTACGTTTATCGGATGTGAGGCAAGAGTGAATCAGCAGTCGGGACATCTAAGCGAGCAGCAGATACGAGAATGCGCGGGCACCGCCCCTGGCAGCGGCCCCGAGGACGTTGAGGCACATCTTTCCCAGTGTGAATCCTGTCTGGAGCGGTTGCTGGAATGGCAACGGACCCAGTTCAGAATTGGGGAGGCAGACGCCATGAGGCCAAAGCCAAACGCCGACTGCGAGAAAGAAAGGGATTTGCAGGAAGTGGCCGCACAGATGGCCTCTCCTGAAACTTCCACCCGCGTTCTGCAACATGCATCGCAGTGCGATTACTGTGGCTCCCTCCTGAAACAGTACCTGGAAGATTTTTCCGAGGAACTTTCACCCGAGATTGAGATGATCATCGCTCAGATGCCTTCGGCGCAGCCGCAATGGCAGCAGAAAAAAGCGACGGATCTCGCCGCCAGCGTCCGCCCCCTCTGGAGAAAGATACTTGTACGGGTGTTTCCTCCCAGAGAAGACGGCAAGCCTTCTTTCTTTCCCATACGCGCCACCGCGGGAGCCTTGGCCACCTTGCTTGTGGGGATCGGGATCACGCGCGGGCCGGCGATTATGAATTGGTGGCAACTCTGGCAGGCCAAGGGGACGATCTCCGCTGCTTACGCGCAAAAGCGGACGATCCCGGGGCGATTGACCGGAGTGAAGGCTGGTCCACTCGATCAAGGCGTCCAAACGATGGGTTCCGGAGAAGTGGAGGACCTGGGCTGGAAGCTGAACAAAGCCGTAGCCATGCTTCCCTCCAGTTTGGCTTCCGGTGACAAAGTAGACCCGCGATGGTTACAGATCGAAGGACGCATTCTCCTGCTGAAGTATCCCCATAATCCGGAAAAGGCGGAGCAGTCCTTCCTGCGGGCGCAGTCCATGGGGATGAAGGATTTCAGCCTGGACATCGACCTGGCTGTCACTCACTTCGAAGAAGAAAAACTGCGTGCGGAGCAGGACCCCAAAAAGCACAAGCCGGACTTCAGGAAGACCACCGACGAACTGGAGAAAGTTCTTGCGAGCACCAATCCAGCGCCGACGCCAGAAGAAAGAAAGACAGCGTTGTATAACCTTGCGCTGACTTACCAAACAGAGAACAAGTTGGATTTGGCGATCCCCAAATGGGAAGAGTATCTGAAAGCTGATCCCGCGGGGGCCTGGGCGGACGATGTCCGGCGCCATCTGGAAGACGACAACAAGAAGAAAGCTCCCCCGCATGCGGTCTACCTGAATCTCTTCGACTATAACCAGCATGTCCGCGAGCCGGCAGTAAGCCGCGATGTGGAGCAGTATTTGCCGATCGGGTTCGAGCGGGGTTGGCTGCGGCAGGCATTCGAGGGCCCCGCGAGCGAAGCGGGAAAGGCCGCGCGCAACATCGCGGAGAATCTCAGGCAGCAGCATTCCGATCCCATGCTGGCGGATTTATTGAGTTCCGTGGGACAGGGCCGGCTTCCCAAAGTGCGGGCGTTGAACGCCGCTTTTGCCTCAAACAGCAAGCAGACAGAGGCCTTCGATTGCCCTGGCAAAAATGGGGAAGATGAGCGGCTGGCAGCCATTCGGGCGTTAAGCGCCGCTTTTGCGGACAATAAAAACGATAAGCAAACAGAGGCCATCGGCTGCTCACGGAAAGCTGCCGAACTCTTCCGCAGGAGTGGAAATCCTGCCGGTGAGTTGCTGGCGCAGTATCAGGAAATTTACGCATTGCAGAGGGAGCTGAATAGCGCCAAATGTCTGGAGCAAGTAGAAAAGGTCTTGCCCAGAGTCGACGCCACGCCCTACCATTGGCTGCGCGGGCAGCTCGCGCTGGAGAAAGCCATATGCGCTACCCGCGAGTTCAAGAGTAAGTCCGCCCAAGATGGCCTTGACGCCAGCAGCATCCAGGCCGAGAAATTTCCCGAACTCAGCCTTCGAATCATAGGAGCGGAAGCGGGATTAGACCGGCTGAACCATTATTATCTGCAGGCCTGGAGAACGGCGAGCGAGGGGCTGGCCCAATGCTGGAAGGACTCGTGTTCTCCCGAACGCTACTACCAGTTTTACGCCGTGATGCGGTTAATCGCCGCAGATTCCGGTTATCTGCACGCGTCTGAGGCGTATCTGCGCAAATCCATCGAGATCTTCGAGACCTCGGTTGGGCCAGATGATTTCAGGTTCCAGGCGCTCCTTTATACGGCGCTGGCGAACCTGCAGTGGGAGCTGGGCGAGGACGCTGCTGCGGAAGCCACGAGCCGGCACGCGCGGGAACTGATCGAAAGAGCTAAGGACGGGAAAGCCGCGATCCCTGTTTTTCTCGAGGTGCCGGCCATCGAACTGGCGGACTTTGAGTTGCGCCGCCACCAGTGGTCGCAGGCGCTCTCTACGCTGCAGCAGCTTGGCAACAAGCCACAAACCCAGGACAGTTTCGTCCAGCTGGATTTCTACCGTGTCCGGGGCGATGCCAAGCTACAGTCAGGCGGGTTTAACGAAGCCACCGAGGATTACCAGCACGGACTTGACGTGGCTCAGGAATTTTTCAAACACTCCACGGACGAAGACACGCGCTTAAGGTGGGTGCTCGCAACCAACAAAATCTATGCCGGCATTGTCCAGATTCTGCTGAAGAAAGGTCAAAGCGAGAAGGCCCTGGCCGTGTGGGAATGGTCAAAGAGCCGGCTTCTGGATCGGGAGAACCGCCACCTGCTGGGCATTGAGGAAGCGGGGTCGCTCTCACTCCCCCCGACCGCTTACCCGCATATCGTCTATGCAAGCTTTGAAGACCAGATGCAAATCTGGCTGGTTAAGAACGGACGCACGGTGGGAGAATCCGTTCACCTGAAGCAGGTCGAACTGCTGGGTAGCATCCGCGACTTCAATATGAATTGCCGCAATAGGAACTCGCTGGAAAGCGAAGTGGAAAGACAGGGAGCAGAGCTCTATAAGCTGTTTTTGCGGCCCGTGATCGCAGACCTGCCTGCTTCCGGTACAGTAGCGATAGAATTCGACGATGCATTCCCTTCCTTTGCCATTGACGCGCTGAAAACCCCCGCCGGCAGTGACTTTGGAGACGGCCGCGTCGTATTACACTCGCCCGGAATTCTGGCCGAGATATTCCTGCGCGAATCCGGGCCGTTGAAGCCGAAGGAAAAATTTCTGGTGGCGGACGCCTCACCGACCGGAGATGAGGCCTTACGCGGACACGCGCTGCCAGCGGGAGCAATCAGCCAGACCTATTCCAACGAAGTTCTTATGGGCACCGATCTGACTCCGCAGAAGCTGGACCAAAAGATGCAAACTAGCGCTGCCCTGCTGGTCGTGAGCCATGGCATGCTGGGCGACGAAGGAATAGGACTGAAAATGTCAGAGGATTGGTCATTGCAGGCAAAAGATTTCACTCCGCAGCGCCTGCACAAGATGAGTCTGGTGGTATTGGCGGCCTGTTCCAGCGGCTTTTCCGAAAACGGTCTTGGAGGGCCGGACAGCCTGGTGCGCTCATTGCTGGCTGGCGGCGTTCCCAATGTAATCGCCAGCCGCTGGGACGTCGATTCCCAAAGCACGGGCGAGCTTTTTGAGAGCTTTTACACCTTCCTGGCCCAGGGAGAAACACCGGCCCGGGCGCTTCAGCACGCTCGCCGCGCGTTTCGCAAGGCCCACCCTGAACGTACCCATCCTTATTACTGGGCCGGCTTCTACCTGACCGGCAAAGCCAATTAAGAAAAATCTTTCCGCCGCCGTGCCGTTTGCGTTTAGGGAAAACCACTTTCTTGCCGTTCTACTCTGCATAGCTTTTCATCGCGCATGAGTTTTCATGGTACAGGAGAGGTTATGAACAGACGCCGCTTGATAAAAGCCATGCTCAGCGTGCCGGTAGCCGGCGCGCTTGGCTGCCGCCATGAGCATTCGAACCATCCTTTTTTCCCTTCTTCGCGAGGCGGAACCCTAAAAGTGATCCTGCAGGGCCCCTTTGCCGTGGTGATCGACACAAAAAACCACTACAGGATCAAAGCATTCGTGCCCTATAGCGACAGCAACGAACACGAATTTCGTTATCCGAACCGCTCCGACCATGGCAACAAGAACATCTTCCCCGAGAGCGTGAATGGTACGCGCAACCAGTACCAGTTCACCCTGGACGAGAACAACCTGGAGGTAAGCGAACGGATGCCGCATATCGACGCGGGCTTCGCGGACTTCACGCTGCAAGTCAGCGGGTGGCAGCCCAGACCGAACGATTATTTCGTCTCTCTGGACCTTCCGGCGCCGGACTTGATCAGCTTTCGCATTCCGGCAGAGCCGGCATTGCTGGCCGGAGACACGTTGACTCTGATGCCGACCAGCCACGTTCTGCAATACCGGGTCCGTGACTTCGATGACCTGAAGAAGGTCAAGGTGCACTCATCCCAGTTGGGCGAGAGGCATCCGTTCTCCTGCGCCGACATGTTTACCTGGACTCAGGAGCAAATAAAAGGTTCCGACCAGGGGCAAGGATCCGTTTCCAGAGAGGCTGATGGCAAGCCGGCTGATCGCGAACAGAAAGAGCGCATTATGGAGCACATAAAGGCAGAGTTCCAGTGTTCCAATGATCCCATCAGCGAGTTGTTCTTTGGCGTTGGCCTTCCGTACCCGCAACGCGACGGTGACCCTCATGTGCCCGCGCACGGCTTGGACTTTTTCAACAACAAATTGCTTGGGGCGTTTTCTGGTAACGCTCGCGATTTAGAAAAGCACCGGCTGTTGCAGGTAGATGTGAAGGCTTGCGGAACGGGAGCAGGCGGAAATTCGATGTTTATCTCTGCCGTGCAGCGCTACTCGATGCCCCAACCTCGCCTTGTTCCCGTCACTTCATTGACGGATTGCAGGGCAGGCGCGATCAATGCGATCAACCAATGACGCGTGGAGGAGATGCGGTCCTGCCGTATCTCCACTACACGGGGCAGGTGGGAAAACAATTTTTCGAGGATTGGGGAATAACGGGCCACTGCCGTTTTTCATAACAGGTCTTTACCCCATTCACACGCGGGAGTGGGTTGAGCGCCGGAGGAATGGAGCCTCCGCCAGCTCCCAGGGGTCAATTTTATGTCTGCGGGCGACATACTGAAAGTTCTTACGGAATGCAGTTCAGACAACTTATTTGTGCTCACCGGGCTCGCTTTCATGGCGCTGGCAGTGGTCGGGGACATATGGTTGATCCGGCCCGGAAAGGCGGGAAGAATCGGCGCGGCGGTGCTCGGCCCGGTTCTGCTGTTTTCCGGGCTGTGGATGCATACGCACCAGCACATCGCGCAAATGAAGGTAATGCGAGTGGATTTTCACGCGGCCAGCACCGTGTATGACGGGCCTTGTCCCTTCAAATTTGAATTTCCCGGGCATATCGAGGCCAGTGGGCCTGGCACGGTCTTCTATGAAGTTGAATTCAGCAACGGATCCAAGACGAATGCTGTGCCGCTTGAATTCGCCGGCCCCGAAACCCAGGAGATCAAGGCAGTGTGGCGGATCCAGCAGTCACACACAGACGCATGGGCCAAGCTGCGGATCCTTGCTCCCGGCAACAGCGAATCGGAGAAGGCATCTTTCACCGTGACGTGCCAGGACTCTGATCCGGCCAAGCCCCGCCGGGCCAGGGATGAAAATACGTCGAAGCCCCCCGCGGAGGTTGCTATGGCTAAAAAGAAACCCTAAGAGGTTCGATTGCCCTCGCCGCGACTAATGTTTCCGGTTTGCCTTCAGCCATCTCGCAGCGTGCTTTTTCTTGAGTACTCATTATGGCTCTGCGATTAAGCATTTGAGCGCGATTCAGATTGGGTTCCATGATCCCTTGGGTTGGACCCCGGCGAAGTCCGGATCCTGCGGAACATCGCCTTTGGCAGCGGTTCAGGCGTCCCCGCCAGCTTTTTAATCACCTGCTGGAACAAGGGTCATAAGGAATGTATTCAGCAATCCAACCTTTGGGATGGGTTTCTCGATTTGGATTCTTTGGTACTCCTGGCATCGATGGCAATTTCCTTGTTTTCCACACACTTACGCAGAAGCACACAGCCGCATAGCTCGCTATAATTGATGGCAGAGTCCATGTCTGAATTCGTCCATCTTCACCTTCATACTGATTACTCCCTGCTGGATGGGGCCTGCGGCGTCCCAGGCCTGATTAAGCGTGTGAAGGATGTCGGGCAGACCGCTGTGGCCATGACCGACCACGGAAATATTTATGGCACGGTGGAGTTTGTAGACGAGGCGACCAAAGCCGGCATCAAGCCGATCGTCGGGTGCGAGCTCTATGTCTGCAAGAAAGACGACCATCGGGCGCCGCCTGAAGGCGATACCTATAACCATCTGCTGGTGCTGGCGGAAAACGAAGAGGGCTATCGCAACCTGATCAAGATCACGTCGGAAGCCAGCATGCACGGCTTCTATTACAAGCCGCGCATCAGCAAAAAGTTTCTGGCGGAACACTCCAAAGGCCTCATTGGTTTGAGCGGCTGCCTGGCCGGCGAGGTCTGTGAAAACCTGCTGGAAGGGAAGTACGACGCCGCTCGCGGCGCTGCCAGCTTCTATCGTGAGATCTTCGGCAAAGACAATTTCTTCATGGAAATTCAGGACCAGGGCCTGCCCGAAGAGCACCGCATCCATGCCGACCTGATGCGCATAGAAAAAGAGCTCGGCATTCCCATGGTGGCCACCAATGACAGCCATTATCTCTGTGAAGACGATGCCCACGCGCAGGACGTGCTGGTCTGCGTCCAGACCGGCAAGTCGGTCAATGATACGAACCGGCTGAAGTTCCACGGCAACCAATTCTTTGTGAAGACCGCCGATGAGATGAAGCAGCTCTTCAACGGCCGGGAAGACGTGCTGAAGCAATCGCTGGCCATTGCCGAGCGCTGCAACTTCAAGCTGAACAAGGTCAAGAATCCTTTCCCCGAATTTACGGTTCCTGATAGTTACACGTTGGACAGCTACTTTGAGCACGTTGCGCGCGAAGGTTTTGCCCGGCGATGGGAAAGCCTGGGCGTGATTGAAGCCGCGGGCCGTTTGAAGAAGTCGCGCACTGACTATGACCAGCGCCTGGCGCGCGAAATCGCGATCATCCAGCAGATGAAGTTCTCAGGATACTTTCTGATCGTCTGGGACTTCATCCGCTACGCGCGTGAGCATTCCATTCCTGTCGGCCCAGGCCGCGGATCGGCTGCAGGAGCGCTCGTCGCTTACGCCATGGGCATCACGGATATTGATCCGCTCCAGCATGAGCTGCTGTTTGAGCGATTCCTGAATCCCGAGCGAGTGTCGCTGCCTGATATCGATATCGACTTCTGCATGAATCGCCGCGGAGAGGTCATCAACTACGTCACGCAGAAATACGGGCGTGAAAACGTGGCCCAGATCATCACCTTTGGCACCATGGCGGCCAAAGCGGCCATTAAAGACGTGGGCCGCGCCATGGATATTCCTTATGCGGACGTGGATCGCATTGCCAAAATGGTGCCCAACACCATCGGGATTACGCTGCCGCAGGTGCTCGATGACCCCGGCCCGCTTCAAGAAGCCTACGAGAAAGAAATTCAGGTACGTGAGCTGATTGATACCGCTCTCAAGTTGGAAGGGCTGGTACGAAACTCCGGCGTGCACGCCGCGGGCGTGGTGATCTCTCCCAAGCCGCTCACGGAACTGGTTCCGCTGCACAAAACGAAGAACGACGAAATCGTGACCGCCTATGACATGAAGGCGATCGAGAAGATGGGCCTGCTCAAGATGGACTTCCTGGGGCTCACCACGCTCACGATCCTCGATGATGCTCTCAAACTGATTGCGCAGCGCGGCGCGGCCATTGATCTGGAAAAGATTCCGCTCGACGATCCCAAGACTTACGAAAGCGTTTTTCACACCGGACTGACCTCCGGCATCTTCCAGTTTGAATCCGGCGGCATGACGGACGTGCTGCGGCGTTACAAGCCCAACTCGATTGACGACCTCACCGCGCTCAACGCGCTCTATCGTCCCGGCCCGATCCAGGGCGGCATGATTGATGATTTTATTGACCGCAAGTGGGGACGCAAGAAGGTCGAGTACGAGCTGCCGCAGCTGGAACAACTGCTGAGAGAGACGCTCGGCGTTATCGTCTATCAGGAACAGGTCATGCAGATTGCCAACGTACTGGCCGGATATTCACTGGGTGAGGCCGATCTGCTGCGTCGAGCGATGGGCAAGAAGAATATCGACGAAATGACAGCGCAACGCCAGCGTTTTGTAAAAGGCGCGGTGGAGCGGGGCTTCCCGGAAAAGAAGATTGTCAAAATCTTTGACCTGATGGAGCAGTTCGCCGGGTACGGATTCAACAAGTCGCATTCCGCGGCTTACGCTCTGCTGGCTTATCAGACGGCATATCTCAAGACGCATTATCCAGTGGAGTTCATGGCGGCGCTGCTGACATCGCAGATGGGCAACACGGACAACGTGGTTAAGTACATCAATGAATGCCGCGAGATGGAAATTCCCGTTGAGCCGCCCAACATCAACGTGAGCGACGCTTATTTCACGCCGCACGATAACGCCATCCGTTTTGGACTTGCGGCAGTCAAGAACGTTGGACGTAACGCGATTGAATCGATCACCTCGGCACGCAAAGAGCTTGGACGGTTCAGCTCGATCTTTGAATTTTGCGAGAAAGTCGATCTCCGCCTGCTGAACAAGCGCGTATTGGAATCTCTGAACAAGGCTGGCGCACTGGATGACTTTGGCTATCGCGCACAAATCATGGCCGTATTGGACAAAGCCATGGAGCGGGCGCAGAAGACGCAACGCGACGCGGAAATGGGCCAGCATGGTTTGTTTGGCGTGTTTCAGGAAGAAGAGTCGAACGGCACAGGCGAGAAGCTGCCCAACGTTCCTGAATGGGATGAGCATCAGCGCCTTGCCAATGAAAAAGAAGTGCTCGGCTTCTTCATCACCGGTCACCCTCTGGAGAAGTATAAAGACAAACTGGAAGATTTTCGTGCCCTATCGGTCGAAACCATCAGCGCCATGACCAAGGGAACGGACCGCGACGAGATCAACACCGCCGGTATGGTTTCCAACGTGCGCGTGCTGAAATCGCGCAAGGGCGATCTTTACGCGCAAGCCGTTCTGGAAGACATGACCGGGACCATTGAAGCCGTGGTCTTCCCCGACGCCTATAAACGGCTGGCAACCATCCTGAAGCAGGAAATTCCCATGCTGGTGCGCGCAAGCGTGCGCGTGGAAGAAGGCTCAAATCCCAAGGTCATCATCACCGGGCTTACCCCGCTGGAAGAAGCCAAGCCCAAGCTGCCGCGCTCTATACGCATCCGCGTGCCGCTGGATACCGCTACGGAAGCCACCGTGGACGCCCTGCATGCCATTTGTGATGAGCGCAAAGGCGAGGCCAAGGTGTTGTTTGACGTGGAACGTACCGGCGACTTCATGGTAGTGATGGAAGCGGAAAGATATAATATTTGTCCAGACCGCAGTTTTATTGCGCGCGTGGAAGAATTGATAGGTCGCGGCGCGGTCAGGGTCATTGATTAGCCAGGAGTCTTCGTTGGATCCAGCAGTGAAAGCGCAGCGCCAGTTAGAGGTCATTGAAGGGCAGGTTGCCCAGTTAGAAACGCGCGCCGGCGCTGACCATGAAGCCCGCCTGCAATTGAAGCACCTGCAACACCAGATCAATTTTCTGCGCGAACAGATACGCCTTCACGTAAATGCCTGGCAAAAGACAGAGCTGGCCCGGCACTCTCAGCGTCCCTTCACCATGGACTACGTGGACCGCCTTTTCACCGACTGGAGTGAGATCCACGGTGATCGCGGTTTTGGCGACGACGTGGCAATCATGTGCGGCATGGCACGTTATCGCGGCGAAAACGTAATGGTCATTGGCCATCAGAAAGGCCGTGATACCAAGCAGCGCGTTTACCGCAATTTCGGACAGGCCAATCCGGAAGGTTATCGCAAGGCGCTGCGCTGCATGAAGATGGCCGAAAAATTTGGCCGTCCTATCTTTACGTTTGTCGATACTCCTGGCGCATATCCCGGTCTGGGAGCAGAAGAGCGCGGCCAGGCGGAAGCTATTGCGCGCAACCTGCGGGAGATGGCGCGAATTGAAGTGCCAATCATCACCACCATCACAGGCGAAGGAGGCAGCGGCGGCGCGCTGGCCATTGCCGTGGCGGACCGCGTCTTCATGATGGAGAACTCGGTTTATTCCGTTATTTCGCCTGAAGGTTGCGCTTCCATCATGTGGCGCGATGCGTCCAAGAAGGAGATCGCGGCGCAGGCGTTGCGTATTACGGCCCCTGATCTGAAGGAAATGGCAATCATCGACGAGATCATTCCCGAGCCCGACGGCGGCGCGCACCTGGACCATGACGCCGCAGCCGCCCTGGTGGATGAAGTCCTTTTCAAGCATTTTAACGAGCTGAAACACCAGCCGGTGCAGCAGCTCCTTGACGGCCGTTACAAAAAGTTCCGCCAGATGGCCCAGTTTTATACGGAATAAATTTGCCTCCTCCCGGTACGATCGTCGCGCATGCGCCCTGCCGGGTTGACCTGGCAGGCGGCACGCTTGACCTTTGGCCGCTCTACCTTTTTCATCCCGGCGCGGTCACGGTAAATTTTGCCGTAAACATCCTCACGCGCTGCAAAGTGACC from Terriglobia bacterium encodes the following:
- a CDS encoding acetyl-CoA carboxylase carboxyltransferase subunit alpha; the encoded protein is MDPAVKAQRQLEVIEGQVAQLETRAGADHEARLQLKHLQHQINFLREQIRLHVNAWQKTELARHSQRPFTMDYVDRLFTDWSEIHGDRGFGDDVAIMCGMARYRGENVMVIGHQKGRDTKQRVYRNFGQANPEGYRKALRCMKMAEKFGRPIFTFVDTPGAYPGLGAEERGQAEAIARNLREMARIEVPIITTITGEGGSGGALAIAVADRVFMMENSVYSVISPEGCASIMWRDASKKEIAAQALRITAPDLKEMAIIDEIIPEPDGGAHLDHDAAAALVDEVLFKHFNELKHQPVQQLLDGRYKKFRQMAQFYTE
- a CDS encoding CHAT domain-containing protein, encoding MRPKPNADCEKERDLQEVAAQMASPETSTRVLQHASQCDYCGSLLKQYLEDFSEELSPEIEMIIAQMPSAQPQWQQKKATDLAASVRPLWRKILVRVFPPREDGKPSFFPIRATAGALATLLVGIGITRGPAIMNWWQLWQAKGTISAAYAQKRTIPGRLTGVKAGPLDQGVQTMGSGEVEDLGWKLNKAVAMLPSSLASGDKVDPRWLQIEGRILLLKYPHNPEKAEQSFLRAQSMGMKDFSLDIDLAVTHFEEEKLRAEQDPKKHKPDFRKTTDELEKVLASTNPAPTPEERKTALYNLALTYQTENKLDLAIPKWEEYLKADPAGAWADDVRRHLEDDNKKKAPPHAVYLNLFDYNQHVREPAVSRDVEQYLPIGFERGWLRQAFEGPASEAGKAARNIAENLRQQHSDPMLADLLSSVGQGRLPKVRALNAAFASNSKQTEAFDCPGKNGEDERLAAIRALSAAFADNKNDKQTEAIGCSRKAAELFRRSGNPAGELLAQYQEIYALQRELNSAKCLEQVEKVLPRVDATPYHWLRGQLALEKAICATREFKSKSAQDGLDASSIQAEKFPELSLRIIGAEAGLDRLNHYYLQAWRTASEGLAQCWKDSCSPERYYQFYAVMRLIAADSGYLHASEAYLRKSIEIFETSVGPDDFRFQALLYTALANLQWELGEDAAAEATSRHARELIERAKDGKAAIPVFLEVPAIELADFELRRHQWSQALSTLQQLGNKPQTQDSFVQLDFYRVRGDAKLQSGGFNEATEDYQHGLDVAQEFFKHSTDEDTRLRWVLATNKIYAGIVQILLKKGQSEKALAVWEWSKSRLLDRENRHLLGIEEAGSLSLPPTAYPHIVYASFEDQMQIWLVKNGRTVGESVHLKQVELLGSIRDFNMNCRNRNSLESEVERQGAELYKLFLRPVIADLPASGTVAIEFDDAFPSFAIDALKTPAGSDFGDGRVVLHSPGILAEIFLRESGPLKPKEKFLVADASPTGDEALRGHALPAGAISQTYSNEVLMGTDLTPQKLDQKMQTSAALLVVSHGMLGDEGIGLKMSEDWSLQAKDFTPQRLHKMSLVVLAACSSGFSENGLGGPDSLVRSLLAGGVPNVIASRWDVDSQSTGELFESFYTFLAQGETPARALQHARRAFRKAHPERTHPYYWAGFYLTGKAN
- the dnaE gene encoding DNA polymerase III subunit alpha, whose amino-acid sequence is MSEFVHLHLHTDYSLLDGACGVPGLIKRVKDVGQTAVAMTDHGNIYGTVEFVDEATKAGIKPIVGCELYVCKKDDHRAPPEGDTYNHLLVLAENEEGYRNLIKITSEASMHGFYYKPRISKKFLAEHSKGLIGLSGCLAGEVCENLLEGKYDAARGAASFYREIFGKDNFFMEIQDQGLPEEHRIHADLMRIEKELGIPMVATNDSHYLCEDDAHAQDVLVCVQTGKSVNDTNRLKFHGNQFFVKTADEMKQLFNGREDVLKQSLAIAERCNFKLNKVKNPFPEFTVPDSYTLDSYFEHVAREGFARRWESLGVIEAAGRLKKSRTDYDQRLAREIAIIQQMKFSGYFLIVWDFIRYAREHSIPVGPGRGSAAGALVAYAMGITDIDPLQHELLFERFLNPERVSLPDIDIDFCMNRRGEVINYVTQKYGRENVAQIITFGTMAAKAAIKDVGRAMDIPYADVDRIAKMVPNTIGITLPQVLDDPGPLQEAYEKEIQVRELIDTALKLEGLVRNSGVHAAGVVISPKPLTELVPLHKTKNDEIVTAYDMKAIEKMGLLKMDFLGLTTLTILDDALKLIAQRGAAIDLEKIPLDDPKTYESVFHTGLTSGIFQFESGGMTDVLRRYKPNSIDDLTALNALYRPGPIQGGMIDDFIDRKWGRKKVEYELPQLEQLLRETLGVIVYQEQVMQIANVLAGYSLGEADLLRRAMGKKNIDEMTAQRQRFVKGAVERGFPEKKIVKIFDLMEQFAGYGFNKSHSAAYALLAYQTAYLKTHYPVEFMAALLTSQMGNTDNVVKYINECREMEIPVEPPNINVSDAYFTPHDNAIRFGLAAVKNVGRNAIESITSARKELGRFSSIFEFCEKVDLRLLNKRVLESLNKAGALDDFGYRAQIMAVLDKAMERAQKTQRDAEMGQHGLFGVFQEEESNGTGEKLPNVPEWDEHQRLANEKEVLGFFITGHPLEKYKDKLEDFRALSVETISAMTKGTDRDEINTAGMVSNVRVLKSRKGDLYAQAVLEDMTGTIEAVVFPDAYKRLATILKQEIPMLVRASVRVEEGSNPKVIITGLTPLEEAKPKLPRSIRIRVPLDTATEATVDALHAICDERKGEAKVLFDVERTGDFMVVMEAERYNICPDRSFIARVEELIGRGAVRVID